A stretch of Perognathus longimembris pacificus isolate PPM17 chromosome 1, ASM2315922v1, whole genome shotgun sequence DNA encodes these proteins:
- the LOC125353987 gene encoding costars family protein ABRACL-like has translation MNVDHEVNLLVEEIHHLGSKNADGQLSVKFGVLFNDDKCAILFEALVGTLKAAKRRKIVTYPGELLLQGVHDDVDISCCKVKVFP, from the coding sequence ATGAATGTGGATCATGAAGTTAACCTCTTAGTGGAGGAAATTCATCATTTGGGCTCAAAAAATGCTGATGGACAGTTAAGTGTGAAATTTGGAGTCCTCTTCAATGATGACAAATGTGCCATCCTCTTTGAAGCATTGGTGGGAACTCTCAAAGCTGCAAAACGAAGGAAGATTGTTACCTACCCAGGAGAGCTCCTTTTGCAAGGTGTTCATGATGATGTCGACATCAGTTGCTGCAAGGTTAAGGTGTTTCCATAG